In Spiroplasma clarkii, the DNA window AAAACAAATTTGGACTTGATTATAATAATAAAGGAAATCAGGGAATAAAAATGAAAAGAAATTATAGAGGTAAAAGACAAATGAAAACCAACAAACATATACAAGATATTATTAGGGAGGCTGCTTTATCCAGGGATAAAGCAGCCAAAAGAGAACTTTTGATAAAAAGTGGTGGTAGTAGATCATGGTTTTATGATGCCATTAAAAAATACAAAGAAATTGGTGAGGCCTTCTTTATCCACAAAAATAAAAACAATAAGCATGCTCAAAAGCGAACCCATATGCAAGCACTAGAGATTAGCAGGATTTTTAGGGATGAGTACTTAAACTGTAATTTTAGGGATTTTATGCGCTATTTAAAAGCAGATAAAAGATATGACTATCAGTGGGTGAGTTATTCATATATTTACAATATTTTAAGATCTAAAAATCATTGCTCAAAACTGGCACATAAAAAAACTATCAAATTGTTAGCAAAAGAAGAAGAGTTGAAAAATAGACCTCAAAGTCTACTGGTTCCCTCCTCAGCTACAGAAAGAGCAAAAGAAAATATCCATATTGCAAGGCCAAGAACCCAAAGGCGTGGTCATGTTGTTGAAGCTGATGCTACATTTTGAAGATTCAGTGATGAGGAGATTTGGGCATTGCATGGTTATATTGATGAGGCAAGTGGAGAGGTTTTAGGATTATATTTTGATCATCAAGAAACTACTGAAGGTTATTTCAATGCTTTGAAACCGGTCTTAAAAAATTATGGGACTTTTGAAGTGCTAAGAACTGACAAACGCAGAACTTTTTGGAGTGAAAAAAAAGAATCTTCGCCCGAAGATTCTCGAATTCAGTTTGCATTTGTAGCTAAAAACTTAGGTATTGACATCCAATCATCAATTTCACCACAATTCAAACCAAGGATTGAAAGGCTCTGAAAAACCATTAAAGGTACAATCACTACCTTTATGGAACAAAATAAAGTCACAAATATTAATGAGGCCAATCTAGTCTTACCAAAATTTGTTGAGTATTTAAATAATCATGTTGTAACCCTTCAAAAAGATTTTACTACAAATTCATTCAAAAAATTTGAGGGAGATCTAAATATTATTTTGGGACACAAATCAATTAGAGTGGTTGCAAGAGATCTAACTGTTACCTATGAAAAGAAAAAGTACTTTATATGCAATTTCACAACACCATTAAATATACCTAGACGAGAGATTATGATAATTCAATGTTGTGATGGTAACCTTATCGCATCACTTGGTGATAACTATTATAGTATGATTGAATTTGATAATGAAATGCTCTACAAATCAAAAGTTGTTCTTGAAAATGAAGGAGTGAAACCTGAAGATATGCCACAAAAAATTAAAAACAACTCTGTCTGAGCTCAATCAAACTTTATCTTTTTTAAGAAAAAATACTCAAGTTGATATAAAAAGCACTCCTATTAAACTAGCAATTTATTAAAAGTTGTATTAAAATTACTAAAAGTCCAAATTTGTTTTGATAGCTACAATTTGGGTTTTCTTACAAAATTTTTTTTATTTTGCTATAAAATAGTGCAAAAAACAAACTAAAAGTTTAATGGTAAAATATTTTTTTCGCTAAAGCGAAAATTATTTTTAAAGTTATCTACGAAAATCTGAATAACTCATATATAATGTTTGTGAAGAAGGCGGTACCAATCTATCAATAGATAATATCGTCAAAAAGTATTTAATAGCAGTCAAGTAAGCCTTCTGGTATCAATTAGCAATTTCTGACTAGCAATAATTTTGTTAAACTATTAAATAATAATTCCACGATATTTTAATAAAAATCTGTAACTATCACAAACTAGCAATAGCTTGTGTTTGTTGACTATTAATTAAAATATTCTCTTAACATTAATATAATAATGTAATAAGTAATTTTTTTGAACTAATTTTTAAAATAGTCTTTACAACTTAATTTAAAGAGTTGAATCTGAAAGTTGTTTTTATAAAGACACTTACTTCAAAATTGTTCAAATTTTCAAAAACTAAAGAAATGTTTTAAATGAAAGTCTTTATGTTTAGGATTTAAATAGTATAACGTTTTACAGATTTTTCAAGTATTTAATTTACTAAGGAGAAGCTATATGGAAAAGAATCAAGCTTTGCTGCAATCATTGAAGTTTATTACACCAGTGATCTTTGCAAAACCAGTTAGCTTCATAATTATAAATGAATTGATAAGTCAGGTTATTTTAAGGTGGGACAAGAGTTTACCACTTCTAAATAATATAAAAGTAGATTTGTGAGCTAATAACCCATATGTATTTAAGAAAGCTCAAAAATAATAATTAAAAGATGATTAGTAAAAAAATAATTGCAAAACTCCACCCATTAAGATTATGGTGTGTAGTTGAATTTTGAAAACTGAGATTAGAAAAGTTTATGGTTTTTTGAAAAACTTAAATTTATGATTATAAATATAAAAACAAGACTAAAAAAATGAAAAATGTATCTAATTATTTCACTATTATATCTTAGTGTAGCCATTGCAAATTGTGTTTTAAATTTAAGTAGAGATGACAATAAAATTTGATTAAACACTGTCTCTGCTAACATGAAAATTTACCTGCCATTCTTATTATTATTTATATTGCCTGTGATTTCATTTAGTGAAGCTAGAAATTATATATTTAAAAATTATAGGACAAAATATTATGAAGATTTTGAAAGTGGCTGAAAAAGATTTTGTGCAACATTATCTGACTATTTGTTTTCAATAATATTTATGTTAGTGATTGTAATAATTTATGGTACTATAAATTTTCTAATCCAATTGTCTTTTACTAGGAACTATTTAAATAATCTAATTTATTTATCAATAAGTATTCTAGTTGCCTTAATTGGTATTTTGATTTACTTTCCAATTCTATGCATTGTAGCTTATACATTGAGAAGAAGAAAGATAACATCACTATTACCAATAGTCTTAATTCCAATTTTATTTATAGTTAATACAGTTGTAACTTCAATTTCACTGTCTAACTATGTTTTAAATAAGGATCAGTTTTATTTTCATGTAGATGAAAAAAAATATGATTATAAGGAACTAAAGTATATTTTAAGTGCTAAAAGCTCTAAAATTTACAAACAAAATTTTTTACAAGCAAACAATGAAGTTGATGCACTTAATATTCTTGACAGAATTTTAAAAGATTATTACAGCAATTTTATTGTTCTAAAAAACAAAGCTGATAACTTTCTTTTTGTTAACAAATTATCAAAAGAAGGTATTAGTAGGTTAACAACTAACAAAACATTAGACAAATTGATAAGAAACATGTTGTTTGAAAAAACCAGTTACATATATTTGGATGAGTTAATTAGTTATTTGAAAACTTATGAAGTATATCAATATTATTTAAAATCATTTGAAAAATATTCAAAGATAGATTTTGAAAAAATCCCCACAAATATTTTAGACTATTGAATAATAAGTAATAATGGATTTGATTCATCTGTTCCGATTATTAATGGTGAAAATATTGTGGCAGTTTCAACTCAATTAGTTAAGGAAATGTTTATTTATATGCTTTATGCCTCAGCGCAAGATGAAAAGCTTCTAAATTTATTCCAAGACTACTTACTACTATTTTTCCAAAATGATGAAAAAAGAGATGAAAATCTGAGTTACTTTGATGAAGTATTTAATGGCATTGAGAGTGATGAACTTAAAAAGTTTAAAACTGAGTATAATTATAAAACCATAAATGATTTTGTCCATGTGTATTTTACAAATATCATTAAAAACATAAAATTATCTTCACAAGTATTGACTGATGCGGAGTTCTTTCAAATCAAAGCCTATGAAAGTCGCAAGCAGATGTATCATCAGTGAAATGTTTTAGATTATTTTAACAAACTCTATTATGTTTTTGACTGAAACAATCTTGACATTTCTAGTGAAAATTATAAAAAGCAAAACCCAGAAACCTATTACTTGTTTGATGCAATTACTGAAATAAACTTTAAAACCAGTAAGAACCAAACTAAATTTGGTGGCTTGAAAAACCTCAGACCACAATTAGCCATAATTGTTTCAATTGTATTTATTGTGCTAATTGTCTTAGCAAACCCAATTTTAATTGTAATTAAAAATAAATTTGTAGCGATACTTCAAATGCCTATACACTTGAAGATTTGTTAGAAGATATTATGAGAAAAAGATAAGATTTATATTCTAAAAAATATGAATTAAATTAATTATAGTGAAAACTATAAGGAGGTAAAATGAAAAAATTATTAATAATATTAACAAGTACACTACTTGTAACTACTTCCACTGTTACAGTAGTAGCTTGTGGAGCTGATTCAACTCCAGATTTAGATAACTGACAAGATAATAATGTTGAATATGAATTATTTGGTAAAAGTTTTAAATCCAAAGCAGAAGCAGTTGAACATTTTATGAAAAATGATACTAAAATTGAAACAAGTAAAAATTATAAAAATGAAATCACATTAGGAAACTCAAGTTTCAAAACCACTGCAGAAATGTTAAACCAGATTGAATCAAGTAAAGTAATTTCAAAAGCAAAAACTTATAAAGATCCAAAAAATTACTTAACTGACTCATTAGGTTCAGTTTCAGCAAGTGGAGTTGTTAACAAAATTGATGCAGTTAATGTTTATCAGGATGTAAATGGTAATGCAGTTTACTCTGGAAGTGATGAGATGAGTAAAAATGATGTGATTAGTTCTTATACAAATAAAATTAAGAGTGGTTACGAAGCAGATGGTTTGTTCTTTAAAAGTAGAGAACAAGTAACTGCTTACTACCAAAATAAATATGAAGGTGAAGAAATTAAATTAGAACAAAAAAAATATCATAAGTTAGGAAACCTTTGGTATGACAAAGAAAGCTTTGAAAATAACCTAGAAAAAAGTATTGTTAAAACAGTTGAGTATAATGGTCATAGAATAAGCGAAGAAAATAAATTTAATTTGTCTAAACTAAAATTGAAAGAAAGTGATTTAGATAAGATTACTAAAATTGAAAAAAGACCTGGAATGTATTACCTGGAAGCAGTTTCTGACGATGAGGGAACATTAGATATTGAGGGTGGTAACTTTCATAGAACTTCAAAAAACATTGCAGAACTAATTGAAGATAAAGAAAACTGAAGTTTAGTTTCAACATCAACAGAAGGATTGGCTGATGCAGGATTTAATGCTGCTCTTAGTGAAATGGCATTATCTACTGGATCAATTGGGTTTGAACTAAGCTCAACTGAAGGTAATTCTAAACCAAATAAAATCATAAATTTCTTTGAATCACTAGCAGTTTATTATAAAAAATTTAATCAATATGTTGATGAAATTTCAATGTCTTCTAGTTCAAAGTTAGCTTCAATATTTGGTAAAGCAGCTAGCAAGTCAAAAATAGATAAGTTAGCAGTGGATACTGAAAAAGTTAAAGCAATCTTTGAGAAATATCAAATTGCTCAAGAGATTAATGCTTTATGAAATAACCTAATTTCATTTCACAGTATTGATCAAAATAAAAAAATGGTTGTAACTTTGCATAATATTAGAGAATTGTTGAGGAGTTTAGATGTTTCACAATCTGACTCTAATGTAATTGATGAGTTTATGTATGCAACTTTACTTGCACTTAATGTAAGTAGTTTTAAGAAAATAAATAAAGCTCACAATACAAACAATAGTGATTTAGTTATAAGTCATGAATGAATTGAATTTGTGAATGATGCCAAAACAAGAGGGGAACTTTACAATGTCTTAGATTTACTAATGGACTCAGGTTATTTTACAGGTAAAAATAATAGTGCTAATAATTCATTAGGAATTAAAAAAACTTTTGATAAGTTTTTAGATATTGTCAATATTAAGACTAAGGATTTGCTTCAGTTAGCAAAACTTTATCAAAAACATCTTGAAGATATTGGGAAACAAATCAAGTCAACAGCAGAGTTTGCCAAAATTCTTAAAAAAAGAATTCTTTATGTTGAAGCTGCAATAACAATTTTAAACATGATTCCTGGAAAAACAACTGAAAATTGAGAATTTGTTATTCCAGATACAAAAAATACTATTAAGTATAAAAAATCATCTTGATTTTGAGAAAAAAATGAATTTAACCCAAGAAACATTATGCTGGCTTTAGAAATTGCCAAACCAAAAAATACTACAACATATCTATATAATGAGAAATACTTTACAAGTTATGCAGAAGCAGAGTACCGTATGAAAAGAGATATTGTAGATAACTTGTTTGCTGATGAAAAGAACATTGAGTATGGTTCAAAATATTTTGAACAAATTTTTGAAACAGATAAAAGTAAATTACTAGAAAGAATTTCAAAATTAGTTGAGAAAATGACAGCTTATAGTGATGGATTTGGTGAAACCTTTAGTAATTCAGATGCAGCAATCAATAGTGCTTTAAGAAAAATTTCAGACCAAGAATTTGTTAAAGCATATAAATATGATTACTTAGGAAGCTATTTGTATGAATACAGTTATGATGCAATCTACAAAAAAGTTCTTGAAACAATAGACCTTGAAACTAAAGCGGTTGAATTTAGTGATTACCTAGCCACAAACAAATTTGAAAAATTAGAAAACCTAGATAATGATGGTTATGATTTATACCAATTTAAGTTTAATGGTAAAAATTATTATTTTGATAATTACAATGGGGCTATTGTTAAATATATGCACTTGAATGATTATGCAAATGTCTTTATTCAAGTTAACTCAGCCACATATGAATTAAATGGTTTAATGTTTTACAATGAAAATCAATTTCAAGAATATCTTTTAGATAACATTAAGGAGGTAGTTTAAATGTTAAGAACTAAATTATTACTTTCCCTATGTTTAAGTACAGTGGTTACACCTGTAGCTGCAACTTATTCTGTGGGAACTAACTATACTGAAAAAATTCAAGCCATTCGTGACAATGTCAAAAACAACTCTAAGTTTTTACATGAAGGTAATGTTTATATGTATGGTGGTAAAGAATATAAAAGTGAAAATCAAATTTTAAAAGAATTACTAACTCAAAATCCCATTAAAGAAGTTACAACATCAAGTGATCCAGAAAAAATTATGTTAGATTATGCAACTGGGAAAATTGACGGAGATCGAGTTTATGGAACCAATGCTAGTGACTTTGTTAAAGTAGCTCGTAACTTTTATGGAAAAACAATTTTACCAAGTTGCCAAGAAAGTGGTGGGGTTTCTGGGTGCCAAGAAACTCAAAAAAGTGCTTATGACAGGGCAATTGACAGTTATGTTAACCCAGGGTTAACCAGATTAAAATATAGTTATGACAACTCACTATTTTATGATTCACCTGAAGAAGCTAAAATTGCTTACAAAAATACTGGGTTTAATACACCCCAAAGAACTTTAATGTATTACTATAATGGTCATTACTACAATGCCTTTAACCAAAACGATTTTGAAAAAATGAAAACTACTATGACTCCTGCTTATTATTATGAACCAAAGAGTTCTGGAGGTAAGTATAATCTTGATAAACCATTTTCAGTCAGCAAAGAGGACTTTGCTGAAGTTTATACAAATAAACTAGAAGATGATCTAAATGTTTATTTTGATAATGGTTGGGGGAACATATTAAATGACACTAGTGAAAGAAGTTACAACATTTCAATTGAAATTGGTGAAAATGGAGACTATTTTAAAGTAAATGGTCGTGGAAACACAATAATAAGAATTAAGGGAGGGAAAATAGAATTTAGTACAAAAACTGGTGGAAAATCAGAAAGATATGAAAAAGACATTTTAGATATCAAAGTATCTGGTGCAGAGTTGCTAAGACATTTTGATCCAAAGGCCTTTATGACTGAGTTTAAGTCTTATGACAGCTGAAAAACTGGTGTTATATCAAATGAATCAGGTAGCAACGATTTGAATGATTGGTATGAAAAAGAATTTACAGTTGGTGATACTAGTTTCAAAATTTATGCTTCAACTTACACATGAAGGGGATCTAACTATGCACATACAGATTTAAAAGCAAGTAAATATCAAGATTTGGGGTTCAGTGATGAAGCAAGTCTTGAATTAAATCAAAATCTACCCAACAATTTTAAGTATGTTATTGAAGCATTTCTCAATTCAGACCCTGGTAAGAAGTTTATAAAAGATTTTGGCAATGATTTTACATTTAAAACTTATTTGGGTATGGGTTATGGTATAAAACAGTCTTTTAAAAGAAAAATTAGAGAGTTTATAGCTGAAAATGAAACAATTTTTGAAGATGCACTAAAAGAAGATTGAATTTATAGTAAAAATAGCATTAGTAAATTTTCAGTTTATACAAGCAATCTCGAGAAAGAAAAAATGCTCAAACCATACAAGAATGTTGACCCAAGTAAAAAATTTGAACTATTAAAGGGATATAACATTAGAATGACTTATGATGAATGAAAAAATGATTTTTACTTTTTTGATGATATGAATGGAGGAAATGTAGTTTTGCAAGAAAGATGATTTGTAAGTGATACCAAAACAAACCTTAAGGACTTTAGTGATTATCATGGTTATAATTT includes these proteins:
- a CDS encoding lipoprotein yields the protein MKKLLIILTSTLLVTTSTVTVVACGADSTPDLDNWQDNNVEYELFGKSFKSKAEAVEHFMKNDTKIETSKNYKNEITLGNSSFKTTAEMLNQIESSKVISKAKTYKDPKNYLTDSLGSVSASGVVNKIDAVNVYQDVNGNAVYSGSDEMSKNDVISSYTNKIKSGYEADGLFFKSREQVTAYYQNKYEGEEIKLEQKKYHKLGNLWYDKESFENNLEKSIVKTVEYNGHRISEENKFNLSKLKLKESDLDKITKIEKRPGMYYLEAVSDDEGTLDIEGGNFHRTSKNIAELIEDKENWSLVSTSTEGLADAGFNAALSEMALSTGSIGFELSSTEGNSKPNKIINFFESLAVYYKKFNQYVDEISMSSSSKLASIFGKAASKSKIDKLAVDTEKVKAIFEKYQIAQEINALWNNLISFHSIDQNKKMVVTLHNIRELLRSLDVSQSDSNVIDEFMYATLLALNVSSFKKINKAHNTNNSDLVISHEWIEFVNDAKTRGELYNVLDLLMDSGYFTGKNNSANNSLGIKKTFDKFLDIVNIKTKDLLQLAKLYQKHLEDIGKQIKSTAEFAKILKKRILYVEAAITILNMIPGKTTENWEFVIPDTKNTIKYKKSSWFWEKNEFNPRNIMLALEIAKPKNTTTYLYNEKYFTSYAEAEYRMKRDIVDNLFADEKNIEYGSKYFEQIFETDKSKLLERISKLVEKMTAYSDGFGETFSNSDAAINSALRKISDQEFVKAYKYDYLGSYLYEYSYDAIYKKVLETIDLETKAVEFSDYLATNKFEKLENLDNDGYDLYQFKFNGKNYYFDNYNGAIVKYMHLNDYANVFIQVNSATYELNGLMFYNENQFQEYLLDNIKEVV
- a CDS encoding DDE-type integrase/transposase/recombinase, which translates into the protein MKRNYRGKRQMKTNKHIQDIIREAALSRDKAAKRELLIKSGGSRSWFYDAIKKYKEIGEAFFIHKNKNNKHAQKRTHMQALEISRIFRDEYLNCNFRDFMRYLKADKRYDYQWVSYSYIYNILRSKNHCSKLAHKKTIKLLAKEEELKNRPQSLLVPSSATERAKENIHIARPRTQRRGHVVEADATFWRFSDEEIWALHGYIDEASGEVLGLYFDHQETTEGYFNALKPVLKNYGTFEVLRTDKRRTFWSEKKESSPEDSRIQFAFVAKNLGIDIQSSISPQFKPRIERLWKTIKGTITTFMEQNKVTNINEANLVLPKFVEYLNNHVVTLQKDFTTNSFKKFEGDLNIILGHKSIRVVARDLTVTYEKKKYFICNFTTPLNIPRREIMIIQCCDGNLIASLGDNYYSMIEFDNEMLYKSKVVLENEGVKPEDMPQKIKNNSVWAQSNFIFFKKKYSSWYKKHSY